One part of the Quercus lobata isolate SW786 chromosome 7, ValleyOak3.0 Primary Assembly, whole genome shotgun sequence genome encodes these proteins:
- the LOC115954330 gene encoding uncharacterized protein LOC115954330 produces MTSSGPVIEGPRCLLTHKDYAVEGVESLIKQTDLDPCAQLGTEDLGASAFFDIARALVRVKALQDRCVAKEGVVSRVRRHNANLMDQQAQYKEAVRLLNSELKDVKEKLGEAEGQQKKLEEEVSSLRAQVETAGTDAVQKFKTTQSFIDSCADYYGTGFDDCLRQVASAYPELDLSGITMDASVPMTPARETVADKGDGPISLDSLLNDAGVILAQPAVTIPAESSDAAQIAKDKADGVS; encoded by the exons ATGACCTCTTCTGGTCCCGTCATTGAGGGACCCCGTTGCTTGCTGACCCACAAGGATTATGCTGTTGAGGGGGTAGAATCCCTCATAAAACAGACGGATCTTGACCCTTGTGCTCAGCTAGGGACGGAAGACCTGGGGGCGTCAGCTTTCTTTGACATAGCACGG GCcttggttcgtgtaaaagcaCTTCAAGACCGGTGCGTGGCCAAAGAAGGCGTCGTTTCTCGGGTTAGGAGGCATAACGCCAATCTGATGGATCAGCAAGCGCAATATAAGGAGGCCGTCCGTCTCTTAAACTCAGAGCTGAAGGATGTAAAGGAGAAGTTGGGAGAGGCTGAGGGTCAGCAGAAGAAGCTTGAGGAGGAGGTTTCATCCTTACGTGCACAAGTAGAGACGGCTGGGACTGATGCGGTCCAAAAATTCAAGACAACCCAGTCATTTATTGACTCCTGCGCTGATTATTACGGCACAGGTTTCGACGATTGTCTGAGGCAGGTAGCGTCAGCTTATCCAGAGTTGGATCTATCCGGAATTACCATGGACGCCTCCGTGCCGATGACTCCTGCTCGTGAAACTGTTGCTGACAAAGGTGACGGACCTATTAGTTTGGACTCTTTGCTTAATGATGCCGGAGTTATTTTGGCTCAGCCAGCCGTCACTATTCCTGCCGAGTCTTCAGATGCGGCACAAATTGCCAAGGATAAAGCTGACGGGGTCTcctag